TGATTAACCGTTGGCTAATTCAACCAACAAAATTATTGGTTacaaccgccaaaacgcaccgcTGGGGTTATGATCGCACGAGGCATTCtgataaagaaaaacagtgaaatCATTCAATTGGTGACAATGAAACACCCTGAATATATTCATGCATACCTACAGACATGgcttcatggctctacttactgcagaattctgtgctaacgATCACGAATCTCTGCTTACGAGCAAGCGCCGAGTTTCTGCcctagccttgtaagtgtagaatgcctagtaacagggagtacgcacgcgcagaagccaaaattcaccgctaacccgtgaaatacgcgtGTCGTAACCTCCGTAACCTTGATTCTGtccttacggtaagcagagccataaaattgggccctgtcgtaagctaatttatttaaagatagaataacaacaaacttgactgcaacttaccatgtgtgtattgcaGGATGATGGCATATTTCACTAATTTCAGTAAAGCTTCTATGGCACTTTATGTACTCGTGTCTCTTCAGCAGCCATTTCAGGGGAGGCCTTGCAGGTGGGCTGCCTCCCCACACATCTTCCTGCACATCTCAGAGTGTCATCTTCTCAAGGATTCCtaccagtaaaacaaaaaaaatattgggattgagcaaagaaaaaaatgcccagTCTGTTTAccttgaggtttattatttgataagtaaaataaataaagaatacaaCACATGATAAAACAACTTATTGACCCAAACGACATgatgtcataataatatttgtagtaataactagttcttatatagagcacatttcacaataaccctctcaaggcgctttacattattgcaTTGGTCAATTGGCCATAACATTCTTTTAAtctgtctcagctcccttgggggtatacaacctgggcaaccctaTGCTCTaagggcttttcatacacagtatcaacctctaccctagcTGGTACCCACTTATAGTGTCCCGACCGGAATTTGAATACACACTTCGATGacctaaccaccagaacttaaatttgatgatcaggaaaatctttgttgcgcCATTTTGAGAGTGTTGTACAatgaattcctccatgattgtgcAGTTAGTGAACATATTAGGTGACACTCAATCcattaaaaacagatttttaaatgcctaccataaaattcatatgcaattttactcccataacgGCAAATGCTGCAATCAGCAGCCTTAAATGACAATGATGCAGTGGGTCAAATACTCATTTTCATTACTAAAATTAGTTGACATTTTTGGCAATCTCAAATATtagtaaaatgtttttcaagtaACAGAGCCTTATCCCAAGCCCAAGCGGGTTGCtggcaaaaaattaatgtccacATAAAAACATTCTGACTTTCTAAAACAGATACTTTCTTCCTATTCAAGGTATTAAACCTGCCTTgctaacacaaaaaataaacttggaagggggtggggggacaTCAAACCTTTTTCAATTCTTCTTCCTCAAGCCGCAACCTCTCATCTGCCTCTCGCTTTTTTCTCTCCGACTCTTTTTTACTCATCTCTAAGACTTTTTTGGTCTCGTCATCGTCTGAGTCTGTGTTACTTTCCAGGAGAATGGTTTGCCTTGGTTGTTTACTGCCACAAAAAGTGAggagaaacaaaatcaattaacaaattgtcacatgttttgttctcaatttatatttggtttaccgtaacaccatgtgtataatcTACTTACTGGTTACATGATTACATTaagttgagaacttgtcttgctatatattctactatcgcaaTTGTTTGCATATTGTCAGGTAagggttgaaaacaaatatattaaccTCCATTATATACATATTTAACCTATTTATCATTTACAAAGCGGCAATAAATTCACCAACAGTGACACCAcaggccaaaaacaaaaatcggatATAGTATAAAGGTATTAAAATGGAAGAAAACTTAATAAGCAGTGGTATCAATGTAATGTGACGTCTAACCTTACACTCTAACTAGGCCTAATTGGGGGATAATGATGTAAAAGCTCCTATTCTAATCTAATTGATGAGCTAATACACCCAAACTATAGTATCAATAATAATACGAGACATTTATATGGCAACATTTGCGCAactcaaaacataaaacaataaacaaatatacacaaagCGATTGTTACAATAGAAAGCAAACTACGTATACGAgtctcaaaacaacattgataaagAAGCACAAGACATAccaaccgtcgatttcacaaaactcttcctaacttaagactaatcctaggacttaggacgagtcccaaacctgcactgtagcatgcagacctttacatttattttaagttaggacgagtttcgtactaactcgagataagacgagtcctaactctttgtgaaatcaaccccaggcatGTTAGTATTAACTATCCATGACAAAaatgaggaaaagagaaaaccaggcaagaaaaacagaagaaaagataatattcctgtacttttgtacacagaaagtgaaatataaaggaggaaaatcaaaacccaaaaagaggaagtcatctgaaaggacaaaacttaaacatataagaagtctgcaatgggttttgaattataaaaatcatctggaagataacaatgaatgaaaaatgcatacatgtttcAATGAGGAtgacagataaaaacaaacaaaacttagtctgcaatgggttttgaattacaaaaaatcatctggaagataacaatgaatgaTAAAAGGCATACATGTTTCAATATGAGGGtgacagataaaaacaaacaaaacttagaagtctgcaatgggttttgaattttaacaaaataaactggAAGAAAAcagtgaatgaaaaaaacatatttcaatATGAGGGTGACAGATAAAAGCATCCATTTAAATAGTATTGAgggaaaaatatgtttataaatttacaaaccaaaataagaaacatttcataaacaagaaatcaaatgaCATGTGACAggcattttacataaattaatgCCTTATCAACATTcaacaatattcaaacaaaagtatacaataTGAACAACGATcaattaaaaccacaattttaagtcttgtaatgtacatgtataatatcaaataataaaccacaagggaaaccgatcaggtaaatttttcaatgattccgggagcaggatttgaaccaacgaactcCAAATTAACGTGCCAGCACTCAAGGCCTTATACTTCACGAAAGGTAACGAGGGCGATTGCCCCTCTAGTcattgcctttgaaatgctccagtaatttacaatttccacataagGTGCACCATTACCAagggaaaaatgccttggtgccggtgccctttcacaaacaaagcatacaggcctgctaacCCTGTGTTGGCGGGCtctccattttgtcaatatcttagttCAGGGTGCCATGTATTATTGTTTCTACTATATTaccttggataactttccgtatggcgccaccactttttcactcatttttacaaaaagggatatatcaatcaggtaaattagatactatattattttatttcgaatgaaaaagtggtggcgccatacggaaacttttccattacCTTCCAGTATGCACTAATAATCCAATCAAACCAGAGTGTGATATCAGGCGATAACCCAATCACAGTTTTCATATTGCACTCTgagtattgtgagtgtcaatgtatCACGCTTCGCATACGGTCAGTGCAAAAGTAACATTCTGAACTTTGCATGgcaacaccaaaaacaaaaacccaacctAACCTCATTGACTTGATTAGGCTGGTAGATAAATAGTTATTGAGTGACATGAAATCACATCGATGATGAGAAAATATTTAAGTACCTGTTGTCGTCATAGTTCAGCCTCTTCCTTGAGGGCGCAAAACTGAAGCGCGAGGGCTTAAAACGACTCGCTCCTTGCAGACCAATTAGATTCCCTCGTCGACGGGGCTGTGAGGGACAACCTTTGAGTTCTCTCGGCATTGAGTTGTTGTGGCCTTGGAGATGACGTCCCGTTGACTAATGACTTTGGGAGAGATGTTGGACTCTGGGTTTCCTCGGTGCAGTGGTAGTGGACGGACAAGTACCTGGGTATGAGGATGCGGCGACGGAGCTTGGAGTACTGGAAGGCGtcagaaatcaaatttgtagcgCTTAAGATGAATGATAATTACCCTGAAAGAACAAGATAAATTGCCCCACTATCAAGTCCAGAAAACTCATTTGGTTTGACAGGTCGGACAGAGGTGATgaatgatcaaataatcaaacaaggaCAGGAGAATACATGTTGGGAAAATGTtttccgtcgagttgtccgaaccgttgagttgtctaaaccatcgagttgtccgaacggacgagttgtccggcggacgagttgtctggtcTCCGTTCTCCTGGTCACAAGGCGGACATGGGTTCGGGTTATTACAATGTATCTTTAACAGGCTGACTAAATAATGGTGGTGATGAAGCTTTCCTGTCTAGTTTCTCCTTAGAGGGCTCTTGTGTTATTGTTTCTGGTATTACTCCATTGCTGTACATAacaaattaaagaagaaaacaaaataaaaggttgTGATAACCTCTGTAGTAAAGCCTTAAAGTAGTATACAGAAAAAAAGTCTTATTCCATACATAcctataaattaattattataatggaAGTGTAGGAATAATAACCTAAGCCTTAAGGAATTTAGACCCTTTGTTCATTGTTTCCACCAGGTGTAGAACCAACCGATAACTAAACTAGCCTAACTCCTTCCTTAATTAATTACCTGAACAAAATTTTGAACATGTAAAACCTAAACATTAAATAAAGTAGGCCCCTTCCATTCTGACTTTTAAAACGACCAGTTCATTGGCAAGTGACGGTAACCCTTCTTTATACTTTGCGAGCAAAATGTGGATACATGAAAATGTGTGATACTCGTGTTGTGGGACTGtgtgtgaaaatgaaagaaaaaatgcactATTCTCTATATAATTCTCTAAACCATTTTTGGGAGGTAGATGGAACAGGAAGAAAATGTGTGATGtctcaaatttattattatgattgaaTGAGAAAACTGGCAGTTCTATGTGACATTGTTTCCAATATGAATAATCCAACCATCGAGGAAAACGCTAACTGACGACATAGACTAGAGTCTGTACTTGCTAACAATAACACGGAAATAATGAATGATTTACCATACCAGACACAAAGTGGTCAcaccatgcatgcatgcatgcatatccggtcatcatcatgatcatgcACCAATTGTGATCATGTCGTGAAGGTTGCCAATCTATATTCTATGCCTGTTGCGCTGGCGGACGTGTTTCGGCATCTATCCACGCTTAGTTTGATCCTGAAACTTGTCAACTTCAGGGAAGCGAAAGAACTTTAACCCTTCTTTTGATCCGAACCAATTTTTGCAGCAATAGCGGCTAAGAACCATGATTATTCGACTGTAAAGTTCGTATCTGTTTACATTAACACACaagtaaacaaacttttgcCAACCAAGATGGCGGAATTGTTTTGTCACGTGACTCGTGACGTGTCAAAAGAAAGGTCAAGAGATCAGTTATCAGCCTGGCGTATTGCACACAGATATTGAGCAGTAGAGGGGGCTGTTTCACACGTTGTCACTGtcgacaaaaaaattaaaaatcatgcGATCAAAATTACATGTTAGAAAGGCTCGCCAAACCAAGTGGACTTTGTATTGCTTGACAAGTCACCAGTTTATAAGGTGTGTAAAAAGCCCTGGTACACGTAAGTCAAATGTAGTTCCTTTCCTCTTCTCATGGTTTGACCATCAGTGACTGTCCATAAACATAAAGTCTAACTCTAAAGTCTAAGTAAGAACAAGAAATAGAATAGAAagacactcacactgcaccttTCGTTTTACATGATGCATgtaaaatacaattattatcaACAAAGTAAAAACATACATTGAATGAATGATTATTGATAgtgaatttttcaatttgtctcTCCTGCTGCTGGTTAGAACATGTAGGTAGAATTGTGTTTAGAGTAGACCATGGTGTAGgtagaatttatttattttagaagCTTCACATCAATCAGATTCAGAGACTGGATGTGAGCATTCTGCATTGTGattgtttggttggttggtgaGACTCGTACTAGCCTACAAATTACAATACAATCATTCATGACATAGTAAACTACGTAGtacaatacaaattacaaacactacaaatacaatttacaaATGTATCGTCATGTATGGATTGGAGATCCACAACAACCTATATCATTTTTACTGATACAACTTGGGCCGATCTATACTCATTTATAACAATGACAGCTGCTCATAATAAATTTAAGGGGTCTCTCTACATCTCATTATCTCTGCCTACCCTACCCTAGATTGTCAGAGTTGAAGGGGACTGCATGGCATGGGCGGGGAGGCAGTCAAAAAGAaattggggggtgggggtggggctTCACTGCAGTTTCTCTATCATGATAGGGCCCCTTCTactgcaggaaaaaaaaacgcattaCAGCATCCCCAGTGGGAGGTCACTACATTGTAGTTGCACTTGCAATGATCGTAACCCATACTCCACTCAGctactaatactaatagtatTACGACTATAGCTAGTATGAGTCAATAGCAAAACGAACCTCATCATTGTTCTAGGAGTAGCTACAGCCTTAGATAGAAGACCATCGGGAGGATGGAGGTTTAAGATCATACGGGCACCAAATGAAAGGGGGCAATCGTCTTTGTTGCTTCTGTGAAGTGTATCAGGtttgtttacacaaaacttGACGGGCACATGGAATTTAGGTGCAAGACTGTAGGCGAGAACTCTTTTGAAATTGATGTTGGTGTTGTTTTCTCGATTTAGTTTTAGAAATTGACTGAAGCTCACTTTCCAGGAAGGATGGAGTCCCAAACGGTGACGGATGGCCCTGTCGTGCCAGATGACTGGAAGACACTGGTACCTTGTATGCCAACTGGTCCCTTAGATGTGTATCGTAAGAAGGCCTCCTTCAATTGGAAGCATTTGAAGCTACTCATGGAGGGTGAAGATGCAATCAGATTtaaggtaaaaataaaaacactttttaagATGCCGGTTTTTTATTCTTGAGGAAGGGCCTCGGCTCggtgaaattttaaaaaaggttttaaacaatttatgAAGAAGTTCCTCGATCCACTACAgtagtagtagtcccagccgaatTTCTTacaccttccgcccaggtagcaGTAAACAAGCAGGACATTTGTTTTCAGCTTCCAAATTCCAAAATATTCTCCGCGattggtagtagaataaaaagcatGACCAAGTTTCCAAAGAACCAAATATCTACACATCAAAGTAGcttcatggtgttactgcaaacaaagTATTTCTGGCCAACAGGTTACACTGCCAGGTTTCAGGgttccttggtttcattactaattaaagacactggacactattggt
Above is a genomic segment from Asterias rubens chromosome 5, eAstRub1.3, whole genome shotgun sequence containing:
- the LOC117290586 gene encoding uncharacterized protein LOC117290586, giving the protein MPRELKGCPSQPRRRGNLIGLQGASRFKPSRFSFAPSRKRLNYDDNSKQPRQTILLESNTDSDDDETKKVLEMSKKESERKKREADERLRLEEEELKKESLRR